One stretch of Malus domestica chromosome 14, GDT2T_hap1 DNA includes these proteins:
- the LOC103452551 gene encoding methionine gamma-lyase-like — protein MADTKSQGLVFPTINSKKRAEHDDIDNEDYVAAKKSMLLSSAAAAAWEDPAAALASARHEFGEHGGVNMSIEASATFTVMEPETLRKMFSGELGADRDFFIYSRHFNPTVLNLSRQMAALEGTEAAYCTSSGMSAISSVLLQLVSSGEHIVASRTVYGGTHALMSHFFPRACNITTTFVDINDMDMVRNAIEVGKTKVLYFEGMSNPTLTVANIPELSRIGHEKGVTVVVDNTFSPMVLSPVRLGADVVVHSISKFISGGADIIAGVVCGPASLVNSMMDLHQGSLMLLGPTMNAKVAFELSERIPHLGLRMKEHCHRAMVYAQRMKKMGLKVIYPGLDDHPQHELLKAIRNKDYGYGGLLCLDMGTEERANRLMNLLQNCTQFGFMAVSLGYYETLMSCSGSSTSSEMNDEEKALAGISPGLVRMSIGYIGTLEQRWSQFEKAISRMQESGLLNKK, from the exons ATGGCTGACACCAAATCCCAGGGATTAGTTTTCCCCACCATCAACAGCAAGAAGAGAGCAGAGCACGACGACATAGACAACGAAGACTATGTTGCCGCCAAAAAGTCCATGTTGTTGTCCTCGGCTGCAGCTGCAGCCTGGGAAGACCCAGCCGCGGCATTAGCCAGTGCTCGCCATGAGTTTGGTGAGCACGGTGGTGTCAACATGTCGATTGAGGCCTCCGCCACGTTCACCGTGATGGAGCCCGAGACTCTTCGCAAAATGTTCTCCGGCGAGCTGGGTGCCGACCGCGACTTCTTCATCTACAGCCGCCACTTTAACCCTACCGTGCTCAATCTCAGTCGCCAGATGGCAGCCCTCGAGGGCACAGAGGCCGCCTACTGCACGTCCTCTGGGATGTCAGCCATATCCTCCGTCCTGCTCCAGCTCGTCAGCAGCGGGGAGCACATCGTAGCCTCAAGAACCGTCTACGGAGGGACCCACGCCCTCATGTCCCACTTCTTCCCCAGGGCATGCAACATAACGACGACGTTTGTGGACATCAACGACATGGACATGGTGAGGAATGCTATTGAGGTCGGGAAGACCAAGGTACTCTATTTCGAAGGCATGTCGAACCCAACTCTCACCGTCGCCAACATACCGGAGCTCAGCCGTATCGGCCACGAGAAGGGGGTCACGGTTGTGGTGGACAACACGTTTTCTCCCATGGTTCTCTCTCCGGTGAGGCTTGGTGCTGACGTTGTTGTTCACAGCATTTCCAAGTTTATTAGCGGCGGTGCTGATATTATTGCAG GTGTTGTGTGCGGACCTGCAAGCCTGGTGAACTCAATGATGGATCTACACCAAGGCTCCCTAATGCTCTTGGGTCCCACAATGAATGCCAAGGTGGCATTTGAGCTCTCTGAGAGGATTCCCCACCTAGGGTTGAGAATGAAGGAGCACTGCCATAGGGCAATGGTTTATGCCCAAAGGATGAAGAAGATGGGCTTAAAAGTAATTTACCCGGGGCTCGACGACCACCCGCAGCACGAGCTTCTCAAGGCCATAAGAAACAAAGATTACGGGTACGGAGGGCTTCTGTGTTTGGACATGGGGACTGAGGAAAGAGCCAATAGGCTCATGAATCTCTTGCAGAACTGCACACAGTTTGGGTTCATGGCTGTGAGCCTAGGGTACTATGAAACTCTAATGTCCTGCTCTGGAAGCAGCACAAGCAGTGAGATGAATGATGAGGAGAAGGCTCTGGCTGGGATCTCACCAGGGCTCGTGAGGATGTCGATCGGGTACATTGGGACGTTGGAGCAGAGGTGGAGCCAATTTGAGAAGGCAATTTCTAGAATGCAGGAGTCTGGTTTGTTGAATAAGAAGTGA